One genomic segment of Culturomica massiliensis includes these proteins:
- a CDS encoding DUF3876 domain-containing protein produces the protein MNLPKVKMLQVSKCLIGLAVMMLQSCDVADNRRDMLCGNWESVEGKPDVLIYKEGEAYKVTVFRRSGLRRKLKPETYLLQEENGNLFMNTGFRIDVSYNEATDVLTFSPNGDYVRVKPQPGHPTEE, from the coding sequence ATGAATTTACCAAAAGTGAAAATGCTGCAAGTCAGCAAGTGCCTTATCGGATTGGCGGTCATGATGCTGCAATCCTGCGACGTGGCCGACAACCGCCGCGACATGCTGTGCGGGAACTGGGAGAGCGTGGAGGGAAAACCTGACGTGCTTATCTACAAGGAGGGCGAAGCCTACAAAGTGACGGTGTTCCGTCGTAGCGGTCTGCGCCGCAAGCTCAAGCCGGAAACCTATCTCTTGCAGGAGGAGAACGGCAACCTGTTCATGAACACCGGCTTCCGCATCGACGTGTCCTACAACGAGGCCACGGATGTGCTGACTTTCTCGCCAAACGGGGACTATGTGCGGGTGAAGCCGCAGCCGGGACATCCGACCGAAGAATAA
- a CDS encoding DUF4141 domain-containing protein — MRTRITMIICLCLLFAGRASAQWVVSDPGNLAQGIINASKNIIHTSKTATNMVSNFQETVKIYQQGKKYYDALKSVNNLVKDARKVQQTILMVGDITDIYVNSFQRMLRDGNFRPEELSAIAFGYTKLLEESNEVLTELRNVVNITTLSMTDKERMDVVERCHSKMKRYRNLVSYYTNKNISVSYLRAKKKNDLDRIMGLYGNMNERYW; from the coding sequence ATGAGAACAAGAATAACAATGATTATCTGCCTGTGCCTGCTTTTCGCGGGCAGGGCAAGCGCACAGTGGGTCGTAAGCGATCCGGGCAATCTAGCGCAGGGCATCATCAATGCCTCCAAAAACATCATCCATACCTCCAAGACCGCCACGAACATGGTGAGCAACTTTCAGGAGACGGTGAAAATCTATCAGCAGGGCAAGAAGTATTACGATGCCCTCAAATCGGTGAACAATCTGGTCAAGGACGCCCGCAAGGTGCAGCAGACCATCCTGATGGTGGGCGACATCACAGACATCTATGTGAACAGTTTCCAACGGATGCTCCGTGACGGGAATTTCAGACCCGAAGAGCTTTCCGCAATCGCTTTCGGCTACACGAAACTGCTGGAGGAAAGCAACGAAGTGTTGACGGAACTCAGGAACGTGGTGAACATCACCACGCTCTCCATGACCGACAAGGAGCGCATGGACGTGGTGGAACGCTGCCACTCGAAGATGAAGCGTTACCGCAACCTCGTGAGCTACTACACGAACAAGAACATCTCCGTGAGTTACCTGCGTGCGAAAAAGAAGAACGACCTCGACCGCATCATGGGGCTGTACGGGAACATGAACGAAAGATACTGGTAG
- the traJ gene encoding conjugative transposon protein TraJ yields the protein MKFDNLHQILRSLYEQMMPLCGDMAGVAKGIAGLGALFYVAYRVWQSLARAEPIDVFPMLRPFAIGLCIMFFPTVVLGTINSILSPVVQGTAKMLEAETLDMNRYREQKDKLEYEAMVRNPETAYLVSNEEFDKQLEELGWSPSDMVTMAGMYIDRGMYNMKKSIRDFFREILELLFQAAALVIDTVRTFFLVVLAILGPIAFALSVWDGFQNTLTQWICRYIQVYLWLPVSDMFSTILAKIQVLMLQNDIERMQADPNFSLDSSDGVYIVFLCIGIIGYFTIPTVAGWIIQAGGMGGYGRNVNQMAGRAGSMAGSVAGAAAGNAVGRVGKLLK from the coding sequence ATGAAGTTCGACAACCTTCATCAGATTTTACGTTCACTTTATGAGCAGATGATGCCGCTGTGTGGGGACATGGCTGGTGTGGCGAAAGGCATCGCCGGGCTGGGTGCGCTGTTCTACGTCGCCTACCGGGTATGGCAGTCGCTGGCGAGAGCTGAACCGATAGACGTATTCCCGATGCTCCGTCCTTTTGCCATCGGTCTGTGCATCATGTTCTTCCCGACTGTGGTGCTGGGCACGATAAACAGCATCCTCTCACCCGTCGTACAGGGCACGGCAAAGATGCTGGAGGCGGAAACGCTGGACATGAACCGATACCGGGAGCAGAAGGACAAACTGGAATACGAGGCGATGGTACGCAACCCCGAAACCGCCTACCTCGTGTCCAACGAGGAATTTGACAAGCAACTGGAGGAACTCGGCTGGTCGCCCTCCGACATGGTGACGATGGCGGGAATGTATATCGACCGGGGAATGTACAACATGAAGAAGAGCATCCGCGACTTCTTCCGCGAGATACTCGAACTGCTGTTCCAAGCCGCCGCCCTCGTGATAGACACCGTCCGCACCTTCTTTCTCGTGGTGCTGGCGATTCTCGGTCCGATAGCCTTCGCCCTGTCGGTATGGGACGGTTTCCAAAACACGCTCACGCAGTGGATATGCCGCTATATACAGGTCTATCTGTGGCTACCGGTATCGGACATGTTCAGCACCATACTGGCGAAGATACAGGTTCTGATGCTGCAAAACGACATCGAGCGGATGCAGGCAGACCCGAACTTCTCGCTGGATTCGAGCGACGGGGTGTATATCGTATTCCTCTGCATCGGCATCATCGGCTACTTTACCATTCCCACCGTTGCGGGCTGGATTATCCAAGCCGGAGGCATGGGCGGTTACGGTCGCAACGTGAACCAGATGGCGGGACGAGCCGGAAGCATGGCGGGCAGCGTGGCGGGTGCAGCCGCAGGAAACGCAGTCGGACGTGTCGGCAAATTGCTGAAATAA
- the traK gene encoding conjugative transposon protein TraK, whose amino-acid sequence MEFKSLRNIESSFRQIRLFGIVFLSLCAVVTVWSVWNSYRFAEKQREKIYVLDNGKSLMLALSQDLSQNRPAEAREHVRRFHEMFFTLSPEKSAIEHNVKRALLLADKSVYHYYSDFAEKGYYNRIIAGNINQVLKVDSVVCDFNAYPYRAVTYATQKIIRQSNVTERSLVTTCRLLNASRSDDNPNGFTIEGFTIIENKDLQTIKR is encoded by the coding sequence ATGGAATTCAAATCACTTAGAAACATCGAATCGTCGTTCAGGCAGATACGCCTGTTCGGTATCGTCTTCCTCTCGCTGTGCGCCGTGGTGACGGTGTGGAGCGTGTGGAACTCCTACCGTTTCGCAGAGAAGCAACGGGAGAAAATCTATGTGCTGGACAACGGCAAGAGCCTGATGCTCGCCTTGTCTCAGGATTTGTCGCAGAACCGCCCGGCGGAGGCACGGGAACATGTGCGCCGTTTCCACGAGATGTTCTTCACGCTATCACCTGAAAAAAGCGCGATTGAACACAACGTGAAACGTGCCTTGCTGCTGGCGGACAAGAGCGTGTACCACTATTATTCGGACTTCGCGGAGAAGGGGTACTACAACCGCATCATCGCCGGGAACATCAACCAAGTGCTGAAGGTGGACAGCGTGGTGTGCGACTTCAACGCCTATCCCTACCGTGCCGTGACCTACGCCACACAGAAAATCATCCGGCAGAGCAACGTCACCGAGCGCAGCCTCGTGACCACCTGCCGCCTGCTGAACGCATCGCGGTCGGATGACAACCCGAACGGTTTTACCATCGAGGGTTTCACCATCATTGAGAACAAGGATTTACAGACTATCAAACGGTAA
- a CDS encoding TraL conjugative transposon family protein produces MKSIRKSMWGMYWKLHDKRKRLAASLKGYLDGLPPETRRRIVLGMFAAFAVLALYTFGRAVYDIGRNDGSHMETGHAGRVELPTPAETGNHLTPYLYGTDKE; encoded by the coding sequence ATGAAAAGTATCAGAAAATCAATGTGGGGCATGTATTGGAAACTCCACGACAAACGGAAACGCTTGGCGGCAAGTCTCAAAGGGTATCTGGACGGCTTGCCGCCGGAAACACGCCGCCGCATCGTGCTGGGGATGTTCGCCGCCTTCGCGGTGCTTGCCCTTTACACCTTCGGCAGAGCCGTCTATGACATCGGCAGGAACGACGGCTCACATATGGAAACGGGACACGCCGGACGGGTGGAACTGCCGACCCCGGCGGAAACAGGCAATCACTTAACACCTTATTTATATGGAACAGACAAAGAATGA
- the traM gene encoding conjugative transposon protein TraM, with the protein MEQTKNEPTKENKAAPETGKPKKEREPLTEAQRLKRQKMIVLPAMVLVFIGAMWLIFAPSSGKEQPPGTDGYNTEMPDADKANRQIIGDKLKAYEHGEMEERQESRNRAIGQLGDMFDREIAGTENGVDFDLANPGGKEERAKPATPQTIQSSAAAYRDLNATLGNFYDQPKNDNAEMDELLERIASLESELESERGKASSMDEQVALMEKSYELAAKYMGGQNGGQPSAEQRAEPTTVQKGKKNKAMPIRQVEHQVVSSLSQPMSNAEFVAALSQERNRGFNTAVGTAEVLDRNTIPACVHGAQSVTDGQTVRLRLLEPMAVAGRTIPRGAVVVGTGKIQGERLDIEITSLEYDGTIIPVELAVYDTDGQPGIFIPNSMEMNAVREVAANMGGSLGSSINISTNAGAQLASDLGKGLIQGTSQYIAKKMRTVKVHLKAGYRVMLYQEKY; encoded by the coding sequence ATGGAACAGACAAAGAATGAACCGACGAAAGAGAACAAAGCTGCTCCCGAAACGGGGAAACCGAAAAAGGAGCGCGAACCGCTGACAGAGGCGCAACGGCTGAAACGGCAGAAGATGATCGTGCTGCCCGCTATGGTGTTGGTGTTCATCGGGGCGATGTGGCTGATATTCGCCCCGTCCTCCGGCAAGGAGCAACCGCCGGGAACGGACGGATACAACACCGAGATGCCCGACGCTGACAAGGCGAACCGGCAGATTATCGGCGACAAGCTGAAAGCCTACGAGCATGGGGAGATGGAAGAGCGTCAGGAGAGCCGCAACCGTGCCATCGGGCAGCTGGGCGACATGTTCGACCGCGAGATAGCGGGAACGGAGAACGGAGTGGACTTCGACCTCGCCAATCCGGGCGGCAAGGAAGAAAGGGCAAAGCCAGCCACGCCGCAGACCATCCAGTCCTCCGCAGCCGCCTACCGTGACCTGAACGCCACGCTCGGAAACTTCTACGACCAGCCGAAAAACGACAATGCGGAGATGGACGAATTGTTGGAGCGCATCGCATCGCTGGAGTCGGAACTGGAAAGCGAGAGGGGCAAGGCTTCCTCTATGGACGAGCAGGTGGCTCTTATGGAGAAGTCCTACGAGCTGGCGGCAAAGTACATGGGCGGTCAGAACGGAGGACAGCCATCGGCGGAACAGAGGGCAGAGCCAACTACCGTGCAGAAAGGGAAGAAGAACAAGGCAATGCCTATCAGACAGGTGGAGCATCAAGTAGTTTCTTCACTCTCACAGCCTATGAGTAACGCGGAGTTTGTCGCCGCCTTATCGCAGGAACGCAACCGGGGTTTCAACACGGCTGTCGGCACGGCGGAGGTATTGGACAGGAACACCATACCGGCGTGCGTGCATGGGGCGCAGAGCGTGACGGACGGGCAGACGGTAAGGCTGCGCCTGCTGGAGCCTATGGCGGTGGCAGGCAGGACAATACCCCGGGGTGCGGTGGTGGTCGGCACGGGCAAGATACAGGGTGAGCGGCTCGACATCGAGATTACCTCGCTGGAATACGACGGCACGATTATCCCCGTGGAGCTTGCGGTCTATGACACGGACGGACAGCCCGGCATCTTCATCCCGAACTCGATGGAGATGAACGCCGTCCGGGAGGTCGCCGCCAACATGGGCGGCTCGCTGGGAAGCAGCATCAACATCTCCACCAATGCCGGGGCGCAGCTCGCCTCCGACTTGGGCAAGGGGCTGATACAAGGCACGAGCCAGTACATCGCCAAAAAGATGCGAACCGTCAAGGTGCATCTGAAAGCCGGGTACAGGGTCATGCTTTACCAAGAAAAATATTGA
- the traN gene encoding conjugative transposon protein TraN: MRKVIIMFALAMGIITANAQENVTVETTNGSEQPTLTKEVYPQKEADGDLYHGLSRKLTFDRMIPPHGLEVTYDKTVHVIFPAEVRYVDLGSPDLIAGKADGAENIIRVKATVRNFPNETNMSVITEDGSFYTFNVKYAAEPLLLNVEMCDFIHDGSTVNRPNNAQEIYLKELGSESPMLVRLIMKSIHKQNKREVKHIGCKRFGIQYLLKGIYTHNGLLYFHTEIKNQSNVPFDVDYITWKIVDKKVAKRTAVQEQIILPLRAQNYATLVPGKKSERTVFTMAKFTIPDDKCLVVELNEKNGGRHQSFVIENEDLVRAGTINELQVR; the protein is encoded by the coding sequence ATGAGAAAAGTAATCATCATGTTTGCCCTCGCTATGGGCATCATAACTGCCAACGCGCAGGAGAATGTAACCGTTGAAACGACCAACGGAAGTGAACAACCGACCTTGACGAAGGAGGTCTATCCGCAGAAGGAGGCGGACGGCGACCTATATCACGGGCTGTCACGCAAGCTGACCTTCGACCGCATGATACCGCCGCACGGTCTGGAAGTGACCTACGACAAGACCGTCCACGTCATTTTTCCGGCGGAGGTGCGCTATGTCGATTTAGGCTCGCCCGACCTGATTGCCGGGAAAGCCGACGGAGCGGAGAACATCATCCGTGTGAAGGCTACCGTAAGGAATTTTCCCAACGAAACGAATATGTCCGTCATCACGGAGGACGGCAGTTTCTACACCTTCAACGTGAAGTACGCCGCCGAACCGCTGTTGCTCAACGTGGAGATGTGCGACTTCATCCATGACGGCAGCACGGTGAACCGCCCGAACAACGCGCAGGAAATCTATCTGAAAGAGCTGGGCAGCGAAAGCCCGATGCTGGTGCGCCTTATCATGAAGTCCATCCACAAACAGAACAAGCGCGAGGTGAAGCATATCGGCTGCAAGCGTTTCGGCATCCAATACCTGTTGAAAGGCATCTACACGCACAACGGCTTGCTTTATTTCCACACGGAGATAAAGAACCAGAGCAACGTGCCTTTCGATGTGGACTACATCACTTGGAAAATCGTGGACAAGAAGGTTGCGAAGCGTACTGCCGTGCAGGAGCAGATTATTCTGCCGCTCCGCGCGCAGAACTACGCCACCCTCGTGCCGGGCAAAAAGAGCGAGCGCACGGTCTTCACGATGGCGAAGTTCACCATCCCCGATGACAAGTGCCTCGTGGTGGAATTGAACGAGAAGAACGGCGGCCGTCACCAGTCCTTCGTGATTGAGAACGAGGATTTGGTACGCGCGGGTACCATCAACGAACTTCAAGTACGCTGA
- a CDS encoding conjugal transfer protein TraO, with protein sequence MRKYIAIIIASLALFTGQAHAQRCLPKMQGIEVRADMADGFNLGGKDGGYSFGAALSTYTKKGNKWVFGGEYLLKNNPYKDTKIPVAQFTAEGGYYFKILSDARKIVFVYAGASALAGYEAVNWGKKVLHDGSTLHDRDAFIYGGALTLDVECYVADRIALLANLRERCLWGGDTRKFHTQFGVGIKFIIN encoded by the coding sequence ATGAGAAAGTACATCGCAATAATCATCGCGTCGCTTGCCCTTTTTACAGGGCAGGCGCACGCCCAGCGGTGTCTGCCGAAGATGCAGGGCATCGAGGTGAGGGCGGACATGGCGGACGGCTTCAATCTCGGCGGCAAGGACGGCGGGTACAGCTTCGGGGCGGCTCTCTCCACCTACACGAAGAAGGGGAACAAGTGGGTGTTCGGTGGCGAATACCTGTTGAAGAACAATCCCTACAAGGACACCAAGATACCCGTGGCGCAGTTCACGGCGGAGGGCGGCTATTACTTCAAGATACTGTCGGACGCCCGAAAGATTGTTTTCGTCTATGCCGGGGCTTCGGCTCTCGCCGGATATGAGGCGGTAAATTGGGGGAAGAAGGTGCTGCATGACGGCTCCACGCTGCACGACCGGGACGCCTTCATCTACGGCGGTGCGCTGACGCTCGATGTGGAGTGTTACGTGGCAGACCGTATCGCCCTGCTTGCCAACCTGCGGGAGCGTTGCCTTTGGGGTGGCGACACACGGAAGTTCCACACGCAGTTCGGGGTCGGTATCAAGTTCATCATCAACTGA
- a CDS encoding reverse transcriptase/maturase family protein has protein sequence MRSPEQVLKALNKHGKVSDYKFERLYRILYNVEMFYMAYQRIYAKPGNMTPGSDGKTIDQMSTQRISRIIASLKDESYKPNPARRKYIPKKNGKKRPLGIPSFEDKLVQEVVRTILEAIYEEVFEDSSHGFRPNRSCHTALTRIQKTFKSTKWFIEGDIKGFFDNIDHNVLIGILRKRISDERFLRLIRKFLNAGYIENWEYHNTFSGTPQGGIISPILANIYLDCFDKYMEEYTRNFNKGKERHLTKEYSRLSEQIYKLKAEIESAKDAESAKQLKDKYEKLRRERLKVTCRDYMDDTYKRLKYTRYADDFLIGVIGSKADCIKIKSDITQYMQECLHLEMSQEKTLITNAQKPAKFLGYEVLVRKTDVTKRNKFNVPVRSFNGTVVLKVATETVKNRLEHYEAIKYKMENGVQTWFSKLRGKLMKKKIEDIVARYNSEIRGFYNYYSIANNVSYAASKFGYIMEYSMYHTIAAKTNSSISKVIDKYKKGNDIIVPYHDAKGKLRYRVFYNEGFKRKLPSSFADVDNIPYIITVPQPTLVERLKSEVCELCGKVGPVVMHHARNLNHLKGDTEWEKLMLAKHRKTLVVCTSCNAKIQSHAG, from the coding sequence ATGAGAAGTCCAGAGCAAGTATTAAAAGCTTTAAACAAGCATGGCAAAGTTTCGGATTACAAGTTCGAAAGATTGTATCGCATTTTGTACAACGTGGAAATGTTCTATATGGCTTACCAACGCATCTATGCAAAGCCGGGAAATATGACACCCGGCTCTGACGGTAAAACAATAGACCAAATGAGCACTCAAAGAATAAGCCGCATCATCGCATCCCTAAAGGATGAATCTTACAAGCCGAATCCGGCAAGGAGAAAGTATATACCCAAGAAAAACGGCAAGAAAAGACCGCTTGGCATACCCTCCTTTGAGGATAAGCTTGTGCAGGAGGTAGTACGGACAATTCTCGAAGCTATTTATGAAGAAGTGTTTGAAGATTCTTCACATGGATTCAGACCTAACAGAAGCTGCCATACCGCCTTAACCCGCATACAAAAAACATTCAAAAGTACAAAGTGGTTCATAGAGGGAGACATCAAAGGATTCTTCGACAACATCGACCACAATGTATTGATAGGAATTCTGAGGAAAAGAATCTCTGACGAAAGATTTCTCAGACTCATCCGTAAGTTCTTGAATGCTGGTTACATTGAAAATTGGGAATACCATAACACCTTTTCGGGAACACCGCAAGGAGGTATAATAAGTCCTATATTGGCAAATATCTATCTTGACTGTTTCGATAAGTACATGGAAGAATATACCCGTAATTTCAACAAGGGAAAAGAAAGACATCTAACAAAGGAGTATTCAAGACTCAGCGAACAGATATACAAACTGAAAGCTGAGATTGAAAGTGCGAAAGATGCCGAAAGTGCGAAACAACTTAAAGACAAATATGAGAAACTTAGACGTGAACGGCTAAAGGTTACATGTAGGGATTATATGGACGACACCTATAAAAGACTGAAATACACGAGATACGCCGATGATTTTTTAATCGGTGTTATTGGTAGCAAGGCGGACTGTATCAAAATCAAGTCTGACATAACTCAATATATGCAAGAATGTCTGCATTTGGAAATGTCGCAAGAAAAGACTTTGATAACAAACGCTCAAAAGCCTGCAAAATTTCTCGGATATGAAGTCTTAGTCCGTAAAACTGACGTAACCAAACGTAACAAGTTCAATGTACCAGTCCGAAGTTTCAATGGTACAGTTGTCCTCAAGGTAGCCACAGAAACTGTAAAAAACAGATTGGAACACTATGAAGCCATTAAATATAAGATGGAAAACGGGGTTCAAACGTGGTTTTCTAAATTGAGGGGCAAACTGATGAAAAAGAAAATAGAAGACATAGTAGCACGGTACAACTCTGAAATCAGAGGATTCTACAACTATTACAGTATAGCCAATAACGTCTCGTATGCAGCTTCTAAATTTGGCTACATTATGGAATACAGTATGTATCATACCATTGCAGCAAAAACAAACAGTTCAATCAGTAAGGTCATTGACAAATACAAAAAAGGAAATGACATCATTGTTCCGTATCACGATGCAAAAGGTAAACTACGTTACAGAGTATTCTACAATGAAGGTTTCAAACGCAAACTGCCATCGTCTTTCGCAGATGTGGACAATATCCCATATATAATCACAGTACCACAACCAACGCTGGTTGAAAGGTTAAAATCCGAGGTGTGTGAGTTGTGTGGGAAAGTCGGTCCTGTTGTAATGCATCATGCAAGAAATCTGAATCATCTGAAAGGAGATACGGAATGGGAAAAACTGATGCTCGCAAAACATCGAAAGACTTTGGTCGTATGCACAAGTTGTAATGCAAAAATACAGAGCCATGCAGGATAA
- a CDS encoding DUF3872 domain-containing protein → MNILNNRNKRTSIFKAVALCLIAAMSFTLVSCDDDMDIQQSYPFTVEVMPVPNKVVKGQTVEIRCELKKEGDFSGTLYTIRYFQFEGEGSLKMDNGITFLPNDRYLLENEKFRLYYTAAGDEAHNFIVVVEDNFSNSYELEFDFNNRNVKDDDLTIVPIGNFSPLLK, encoded by the coding sequence ATGAACATACTGAACAACAGAAACAAGAGAACATCAATATTCAAGGCAGTGGCGTTATGCCTGATAGCCGCCATGTCATTCACCCTCGTGTCATGTGACGATGACATGGACATCCAGCAGTCCTATCCCTTCACGGTGGAGGTCATGCCCGTGCCGAACAAGGTAGTAAAGGGGCAGACAGTGGAAATCCGCTGTGAACTGAAAAAGGAGGGCGACTTTTCGGGTACGCTCTATACCATCCGCTATTTCCAGTTCGAGGGGGAAGGCTCGCTCAAAATGGATAACGGCATCACCTTCCTGCCTAACGACCGCTACCTGCTGGAGAACGAAAAATTCCGCCTGTACTACACGGCGGCGGGTGATGAGGCGCATAATTTCATCGTGGTGGTGGAGGATAACTTTAGCAACTCCTACGAACTGGAATTTGACTTCAACAACAGGAATGTAAAGGACGACGATCTTACCATCGTTCCCATCGGCAACTTCAGCCCCTTGTTGAAATGA
- a CDS encoding glycoside hydrolase family protein: MMRVFMTMLCSLLTVCSVSAQISRQEGTDGQAAIYRLPLMERAFLCCRYFEGWHSEKHYPYVGWGHKLLPNEKYSARTMTKRDADELLRKDLRKFVAMFRKFGVDSILLGTLAYNVGPAKLLGSKTIPKSTLIKKLEAGDRNIYREYIAFCNYKGKRHAMLLKRRKAEFALLYIP; this comes from the coding sequence ATGATGCGTGTATTCATGACAATGCTCTGTTCACTTCTGACGGTCTGTTCTGTGTCCGCGCAGATCAGCCGCCAAGAGGGAACGGACGGGCAGGCGGCAATCTACCGACTGCCGCTTATGGAACGTGCTTTTTTATGCTGCCGCTACTTTGAAGGCTGGCACTCAGAAAAACACTACCCATACGTCGGTTGGGGTCACAAACTTTTGCCAAACGAGAAGTATTCGGCACGAACCATGACAAAACGGGATGCGGATGAACTTTTGCGGAAAGACCTGCGCAAATTTGTCGCCATGTTCCGTAAATTCGGGGTTGATTCGATTTTGCTTGGCACGTTAGCTTACAATGTGGGACCGGCGAAGCTGTTAGGCAGCAAAACAATCCCCAAAAGCACCTTAATCAAGAAGCTGGAAGCTGGTGACAGGAACATCTACCGTGAGTATATAGCCTTCTGCAACTACAAAGGAAAACGCCACGCCA